From Endozoicomonas sp. 8E, the proteins below share one genomic window:
- a CDS encoding polysaccharide biosynthesis/export family protein has protein sequence MKLQLTSSTAALMLSMAAYANTPIPESTETETVGPELVETVTQRPVFGQNLFEGFKQAEFKGFNPEYTLAIGDRVTLQMWGAYEVAVELTVDAQGNVFIPQVGPVKLQGVANKDLNQVIEKKVRSVYQKNVNVYSSLNAAEPVKLFVTGFVQSPGLYGGFSSDSILAFLAKSGGIRPESGSYLNVELKRNGKTRAIFNLYEFLLTGTIEQVQLGDGDTLVVNTRQGVAAFDGLVENPVQIEFANGQTALKDALDMVGVLPEATHVRIARNQMAKRNVEYLPIAKTADVQLQSGDEVTVVSDKMPGTISVSVEGEHNGQAVYILPYGSTIKDLMARLSPNDRSNIEAMQLFRESVAERQKAMLDVQLKQLEQAALSARSKSIGEANLRKADAESILQFVERARQAKPRGQVLLGQNKTRMEVLLKDQDRIVIPNKTVLVQVHGEVMFPNAMVFDNGKTIADYVSAAGGYSQKADQSRVLILHSDGTISRIEYNDGWFSSGLAKYDVRPGDEILVMPQVDEKTMQYTSDLMQVIYQVAMSTAVVLSL, from the coding sequence ATGAAACTACAACTCACTTCATCAACAGCCGCACTCATGCTGAGTATGGCTGCTTACGCAAACACACCGATCCCCGAATCCACTGAAACGGAAACAGTGGGCCCGGAACTGGTTGAAACCGTCACACAACGTCCGGTATTCGGTCAAAATTTATTTGAAGGTTTCAAACAGGCTGAGTTTAAAGGCTTCAACCCTGAGTACACGCTAGCCATTGGCGATAGAGTGACCCTACAAATGTGGGGTGCCTATGAAGTGGCTGTAGAACTTACGGTTGATGCACAAGGCAATGTCTTTATCCCACAAGTAGGGCCTGTAAAGCTGCAAGGTGTTGCCAACAAAGACCTGAACCAGGTTATCGAGAAAAAAGTTCGCAGTGTTTACCAAAAAAATGTCAACGTATACTCCAGCCTGAATGCAGCAGAACCGGTTAAACTGTTTGTGACCGGCTTTGTACAATCACCCGGCCTTTATGGCGGCTTTTCATCGGATTCAATACTGGCCTTTCTGGCAAAGTCCGGTGGTATACGTCCAGAGTCTGGTAGTTATCTGAACGTTGAGCTAAAACGCAACGGCAAGACCCGAGCCATTTTTAACCTCTATGAGTTTCTTCTCACTGGCACCATTGAACAGGTTCAACTGGGCGATGGTGATACTCTGGTTGTCAACACACGACAAGGGGTAGCGGCGTTTGATGGACTGGTTGAAAACCCGGTTCAAATTGAATTCGCCAACGGCCAGACGGCTTTGAAAGACGCTCTGGATATGGTCGGTGTATTACCCGAAGCCACCCACGTTCGGATTGCCAGAAACCAGATGGCCAAGCGCAACGTGGAATACCTGCCTATTGCCAAAACAGCTGACGTGCAACTCCAGAGTGGCGATGAAGTGACGGTTGTTTCTGACAAAATGCCCGGAACCATCAGCGTTTCCGTCGAGGGTGAACACAATGGTCAGGCCGTTTATATCCTTCCCTATGGCAGCACCATCAAAGATCTAATGGCCCGCCTCTCCCCCAACGACCGCTCCAATATCGAAGCGATGCAGCTCTTCAGAGAGTCTGTAGCAGAACGCCAAAAAGCCATGCTCGATGTACAGTTAAAACAGCTTGAACAAGCGGCACTTTCAGCACGAAGCAAAAGCATAGGTGAAGCAAACCTTAGAAAAGCCGATGCAGAATCAATCCTTCAGTTTGTAGAGAGAGCCCGACAGGCAAAACCACGTGGTCAGGTGTTGTTAGGCCAGAATAAGACCCGCATGGAAGTGCTACTGAAAGATCAGGATAGAATCGTTATTCCTAATAAAACCGTTCTGGTTCAGGTGCATGGTGAAGTTATGTTCCCCAATGCCATGGTCTTTGACAATGGCAAAACCATAGCGGATTACGTTTCTGCAGCAGGGGGCTACTCTCAAAAAGCGGATCAATCCCGTGTTCTGATACTGCATAGTGACGGTACTATTTCACGAATTGAGTATAACGATGGCTGGTTTAGCAGCGGTTTGGCCAAATACGACGTCAGGCCCGGCGATGAAATTCTGGTTATGCCACAAGTTGATGAGAAAACCATGCAGTACACCAGTGATCTTATGCAGGTTATTTATCAGGTGGCTATGAGTACGGCTGTGGTGCTCAGCTTGTAG
- a CDS encoding ABC transporter ATP-binding protein encodes MITFNNVTKYYPTPKGRHYILKDVDLVLPGDKNIGVFGANGSGKSTLMQLLAGVDQPNKGSIKIEGNVSWPLGLSGYQGSMTGRENAEFICRIYGKDKDEIKDKIEYIKNFSELNDFFEMPLKSYSSGMRSKFSFAVCMAFDFDYYLIDELTAVGDKRFREKCRKTFDAKKGIANFLFVSHNINELKRQCDIGIYIKDGSIHVHNSIDDAIAAYNSM; translated from the coding sequence CCGACTCCCAAAGGCCGCCACTACATACTCAAAGATGTTGACCTTGTTTTACCAGGTGATAAAAACATCGGAGTGTTTGGAGCAAACGGAAGTGGTAAATCTACTCTAATGCAACTGCTGGCTGGTGTCGACCAGCCCAATAAGGGCAGCATTAAAATAGAAGGCAATGTCTCATGGCCCCTGGGACTTTCTGGCTACCAAGGCAGTATGACGGGCCGTGAGAACGCTGAATTTATCTGCCGGATCTATGGAAAAGACAAAGATGAGATCAAGGATAAGATCGAATACATCAAAAACTTTTCTGAACTAAATGACTTTTTCGAAATGCCTCTCAAAAGCTACTCTTCCGGAATGAGATCCAAATTCTCATTTGCAGTCTGCATGGCTTTTGACTTTGACTACTATCTGATTGATGAACTTACAGCCGTAGGTGACAAGCGATTCAGAGAAAAATGTCGCAAAACCTTTGATGCCAAAAAAGGGATAGCCAATTTTCTTTTTGTCTCACACAACATTAATGAGCTAAAGCGGCAATGCGACATTGGCATTTATATAAAAGACGGCTCTATCCATGTGCATAACAGCATAGATGATGCCATTGCCGCCTATAACTCCATGTAA